One part of the Cyprinus carpio isolate SPL01 chromosome A25, ASM1834038v1, whole genome shotgun sequence genome encodes these proteins:
- the LOC109097125 gene encoding fin bud initiation factor-like, whose translation MWISCLSGQSDPPSGQKLSIMLPFALGLFVLPLCGAVYKGPLLPEMSNGTFHHFFVPDGDYEETEDPEKCQMLFKWTDRRPCPLEEDQDSIIREDFIIIKQQIEDAARALESLGKSISYDLDGEDSYGKYLKREIVQINEAFTNVEKSLVELETKFKQSQDTEQREENEFANNFIDPMYNVRDTLQETLDISSGLKDKHELISLIIRSHGSRLSRLKNDYLNV comes from the coding sequence ATGTGGATATCGTGCCTGTCAGGTCAGTCAGACCCTCCGAGTGGACAGAAGCTATCTATCATGTTACCTTTCGCCCTTGGTTTGTTTGTATTGCCGCTCTGCGGTGCGGTCTACAAGGGACCTTTGCTCCCTGAAATGTCCAACGGGACTTTTCACCACTTTTTCGTCCCGGACGGTGATTACGAGGAGACCGAAGACCCGGAGAAATGTCAGATGCTCTTTAAATGGACCGACCGCAGACCGTGTCCGCTGGAGGAAGACCAGGACTCGATCATACGAGAGGACTTTATCATCATCAAACAGCAGATAGAAGACGCAGCGCGCGCTCTGGAGAGCCTCGGGAAGAGCATTTCCTACGACCTGGACGGCGAGGACAGTTATGGGAAATACCTGAAGAGGGAGATTGTGCAGATCAATGAGGCTTTTACAAACGTGGAGAAATCTCTTGTGGAGCTGGAGACGAAATTCAAGCAAAGCCAGGATACCGAGCAAAGAGAGGAGAATGAGTTCGCCAATAACTTTATCGACCCCATGTATAATGTGAGGGACACTCTTCAGGAAACGCTGGACATCTCGTCCGGACTCAAGGATAAACATGAACTCATCTCTCTGATCATTCGGAGTCATGGATCCAGGTTAAGCCGGCTTAAAAATGACTACCTGAATGTTTAG